The sequence CAACATAAGATAAGCTAAGTTCAATAACTGCTGCTCTCTATTTAAACCACCTGAGATATACGACGCTTCTAAGACCGCTAACTGCTTATCAATCTGCTCCAGTATGCCGTATACACTGGCCAGCTGGTGATGATAAGAATGCTTAGGGTAATGACGAACCATTTTTAATAATACGGGTTCCGCAGCACGATAATCTTCTTTTTCGAGATGAAGCGCTCGCTGTAAGCTATACCAAGCCTCTTTAGCGATTTTGCCTTTACCCTCGACCATTTTAACAGCGGTATTAATAGCTTTCAGTGCACAAACTTTATCGTCCATCTGATAGCAAATACTGGACTTAAGGTAGTAGACATCGTCACCAATGGTTTCAGAAAGGCTCATCCATTCGTTTAGGCGTTTTAATGCATCTGGATAATTTTCCAACGAAAACTGCAGTTGTGCCAAAGTAAAACGAACCTGCAACTCTAGCCCCCAAGATATATTAGGAGACTGTGCTATAACCTTATCGTAATACTCAATAGCGTTCTCTGTTTCCTCAAGTGAGTAGTAGATCCAGCCGTAATAATTATAAACCTGAGCTAATTCGTACTGATTACACTTAGTACACCCTTTCTCAATTTTTTTAAGCTCAGCCAAAGCACCACGAAAATCGGCAGGAGGCGTAACACCGTTTTCATCCGCCTCGGGAGCAGCCAACGCTGTAACTTTGGTCAATTTCTTATAAAACGTTTCGCTTAATCCTGGCAGCTTACGCTTTTCTCGAGGCGTTGCCTGCGCTAAAGCCTCGGAGACCAGCAGGCTATCAAAGCCCGTAGAATTCAAAGCTTTATCGATAGCGACTGGCGCCAAGAAACCCGTAACAGCAACCGTAAGCAGCATTGAATTAACAGCGCGCACGGATTTGGCAAAAAATAAATTCATCATGCTAATCACCTGTTAATCGTCTTTAGCCATTTGGAAGGTAAAGCGGTTCCGAACGCCTGCAACTTCAATGGGCTCACCGTCAATAACC is a genomic window of Teredinibacter purpureus containing:
- a CDS encoding tetratricopeptide repeat protein: MMNLFFAKSVRAVNSMLLTVAVTGFLAPVAIDKALNSTGFDSLLVSEALAQATPREKRKLPGLSETFYKKLTKVTALAAPEADENGVTPPADFRGALAELKKIEKGCTKCNQYELAQVYNYYGWIYYSLEETENAIEYYDKVIAQSPNISWGLELQVRFTLAQLQFSLENYPDALKRLNEWMSLSETIGDDVYYLKSSICYQMDDKVCALKAINTAVKMVEGKGKIAKEAWYSLQRALHLEKEDYRAAEPVLLKMVRHYPKHSYHHQLASVYGILEQIDKQLAVLEASYISGGLNREQQLLNLAYLMLQNDYPYRAGIILAKGMKDKIVERTEKNLETLAKSWSLSQEKRKAIPVMAEAAKLSDDGDLYGVLMGLYLDVDDSENAIKAGKDALKKGDLDREGDINLNIGVAYMELDKFSDAITYFKKAKKDKRTKRFAESWLAHAEREEYRQKQLEKET